A genomic stretch from Limanda limanda chromosome 11, fLimLim1.1, whole genome shotgun sequence includes:
- the chd4b gene encoding chromodomain-helicase-DNA-binding protein 4 isoform X1, which produces MSGSEDDREDFGAADEPSLPPADEEEPAGVLSEVDEVPKSKKKKKGKKSSRESRSSKRQRPAREELPASSPEHLIGVEAVERDADEGAVRSESEGSDYAPGRKKKKRLSSAKEKKKGGGAGEKGGSSSSKSKRKEPEPEEDDDDDDDCQPKSSSQLLEAWGMKDIDHVFTQEDYSSLTNYKAFSQFVRPLIAAKNPKIAVSKMMTLMMAKWREFSTNNPLKGCATANAALAAANVAAAVENMVVAGTDGAAETGAAPSPKPAPTPVAAPTPPAPPAPPLRKAKTKEGKGPNARRKSKPTPKPQPKPKPKKVAPLKIKLGGLNSKRKRSSSDEDEPDVESDFDDGSFSVSDGSNRSNRPKKKPKSAKKKKKVETEDGDGYETDHQDYCEVCQQGGEIILCDTCPRAYHMVCLDPDMEKAPEGKWSCPHCEKEGIQWEARDELSEAEGEEEEDRRDEGVEEEDDHHIEFCRVCKDGGELLCCDTCPSSYHIHCLNPPLPEIPNGEWICPRCKCLAMKGKVQKVLTWKWGEPPGPTPVPRPVDLPADAPDPPPLVGRREREFFVKWCNLSYWHCSWVQELQLELNCQVMFRNYQRKTDMDEPPPADFGGEGVEVKSTKRKHKDPLFVHMEEEFYRYGVKMEWLMIHRVLNHSVDKKNNVHYLIKWRDLAYDQATWESEEMDVPEFDTYKQTYWNHRELMVGEEARPGKKLKKQVKVKKAERPPANPVIDPTIKFDRQPDYLESTGGTLHPYQLEGLNWLRFSWAQATDTILADEMGLGKTVQTAVFLYSLYKEGHSKGPFLVSAPLSTIINWEREFELWAPDMYVVTYVGDKDSRAVIRENEFSFEGNAIRGGKKASRMKKDSNVKFHVLLTSYELITIDQAVLGSIEWACLVVDEAHRLKNNQSKFFRILNNYPLQHKLLLTGTPLQNNLEELFHLLNFLTPMRFNNLDGFLEEFADIAKEDQIKKLHDMLGPHMLRRLKADVFKHMPSKTELIVRVELSPMQKKYYKFILTRNFDALNTRGGGNQVSLLNVVMDLKKCCNHPYLFPAAAMEAPKLPNGMYEGAALTKASGKLMLLMKMMRKLKNGGHRVLVFSQMTKMLDLLEDFLENEGYKYERIDGGVTGSMRQEAIDRFNAPGAPQFAFLLSTRAGGLGINLASADTVVIYDSDWNPHNDIQAFSRAHRIGQNRKVMIYRFVTKASVEERITQVAKKKMMLTHLVVRPGLGSKTGSMSKQELDDILKFGTEELFKGELGEGDNKEDDSSVIHYDDRAIDGLLDRDRDATDDTELQSMNEYLSSFKVAQYVVKDEEDEEEEVEREVIKQEESVDPDYWEKLLRHHYEQQQEDLARNLGKGKRTRKPVNYNDGSQEDRGIRQDWQEDQSDNQSDYSVASEEGDEDFDERTEANSRRPNRKGLRNDRDKPLPPLLARVGGNIEVLGFNARQRKAFLNAVMRYGMPPQDAFTNQWLVRDLRGKSEKEFKAYVSLFMRHLCEPGADGAETFADGVPREGLSRQHVLTRIGVMSLIRKKVQEFEHVNGQWSMPWMAELEENKRAAALAAGEDLKTPSSGTPADTQPNTPVPEDLTKTEDKEDIKKEGEDSKGAKKAEDPEIIEIPDESEKSPVAEKKEVETDSAAGKEEKEKEIVEGDEVKEKEAEDTSKEKEEKDKTSDTAEKDTPAVKGEGSEGKQDPEEDKSKAEDGKDEKMDTTPPAEEKKEQKEEKDGVKTDETGKLQNGESTKEGGTAAPVVNVTEEKKKATKQRFMFNIADGGFTELHSLWQNEERAATVTKKTFEIWHRRHDYWLLAGIIQHGYARWQDVQNDVRFAILNEPFKGEMSRGNFLEIKNKFLARRFKLLEQALVIEEQLRRAAYLNMTEDPAHPSMALNTRFSEVECLAESHQHLSKESMSGNKPANAVLHKVLKQLEELLSDMKADVTRLPATIARIPPVAVRLQMSERNILSRLANRGPDLTGQNQSQTSQQMQVPR; this is translated from the exons ATGTCGGGCAGCGAGGATGACAGGGAGGACTTCGGAGCCGCGGACGAGCCCTCACTTCCCCCCG CAGATGAAGAGGAGCCGGCAGGTGTCCTGTCTGAAGTGGACGAGGTGCCCAagtccaagaagaagaagaagggcaAGAAGAGCAGCCGAGAGAGCAGGAGCAGTAAGAGGCAGAGGCCCGCCAGAGAG GAGTTGCCAGCTAGCTCCCCTGAGCACCTGATCGGAGTAGAAGCGGTGGAGAGAGATGCAGACGAGGGAGCTGTGCGGTCAGAGAGTGAAGGAAGCGATTATGCCCCCGgcaggaaaaagaagaaacgCCTCAGCTcggcaaaagaaaagaaaaaaggaggtgGGGCCGGAGAGAAAGGAGGATCGTCCAGTTCAAAGAGCAAACGCAAGGAACCCGAACCAGAAGAGgacgacgatgacgatgatgattGCCAG CCCAAAAGCTCCTCCCAGCTGCTGGAAGCCTGGGGCATGAAGGACATTGACCACGTCTTTACTCAGGAAGACTACAGCTCCCTCACCAACTACAAGGCCTTCAGTCAGTTTGTTAG GCCGTTAATTGCAGCTAAGAACCCCAAAATTGCTGTGTCAAAGATGATGACTCTGATGATGGCTAAGTGGAGAGAATTCAGCACCAATAACCCACTGAAG GGTTGCGCCACTGCCAATGCAGCTCTGGCAGCTGCCAACgtggctgcagctgtggagAACATGGTGGTGGCCGGGACAGATGGAGCGGCAGAGACAGGTGCCGCCCCTTCACCCAAACCCGCTCCAACTCCTGTTGCTGCACCGACACCCCCTGCACCCCCGGCACCTCCTCTCCGCAAGGCCAAGACCAAAGAGGGCAAAG GTCCCAATGCTCGCAGGAAGTCGAAACCTACGCCTAAGCctcaacccaaacccaaacctaaaaAAGTGGCTCCACTGAAGATCAAACTTGGGGGCCTCAACAGCAAGAGGAAGCGCTCCTCA AGTGATGAGGATGAACCAGATGTTGAAAGCGACTTTGACGACGGGAGTTTCTCGGTGTCCGACGGCTCCAACCGCAGCAACCGCCCGAAGAAGAAGCCCAAGAGcgccaagaagaagaagaaag TGGAGACGGAGGACGGCGACGGCTACGAGACCGACCACCAGGACTACTGCGAGGTGTGCCAGCAGGGAGGGGAGATCATCCTGTGTGACACCTGCCCGAGAGCCTATCACATGGTCTGCCTGGACCCCGACATGGAGAAAGCACCTGAGGGCAAGTGGAGCTGCCCACACTGT GAGAAGGAGGGCATCCAGTGGGAGGCCCGAGATGAGCTCTCCGAGGctgaaggggaggaagaggaggacaggagggatgaaggggtggaggaggaagatgaccACCACATTGAGTTCTGCCGGGTGTGCAAGGACGGAGGGGAGCTACTTTGCTGTGACACCTGCCCCTCCTCCTATCACATCCACTGCCTCAACCCTCCCCTCCCCGAAATCCCCAACGGAGAGTGGATCTGCCCCCGCTgcaag TGTCTAGCAATGAAGGGAAAAGTCCAGAAGGTTTTGACTTGGAAATGGGGGGAGCCTCCAGGCCCCACACCTGTCCCCCGGCCTGTCGACCTGCCTGCTGATGCTCCTGATCCCCCCCCGCTGGTGGGACGCAGGGAGAGGGAGTTCTTTGTCAAATGGTGCAATTTGTCCTACTGGCACTGCTCCTGGGTGCAGGAGCTCCAG TTGGAACTGAACTGCCAGGTGATGTTCCGTAACTACCAGAGGAAGACTGACATGGACGAACCACCGCCTGCCGACTTTGGAGGCGAGGGCGTTGAGGTCAAGAGCAccaagaggaaacacaaagatcCTCTCTTTGTCCACATGGAAGAGGAGTTTTACCGTTACGGAGTCAAGATGGAGTGGTTGATGATCCACCGCGTCCTCAACCACAG tgtTGATAAAAAGAACAACGTACATTACCTGATTAAATGGAGAGATCTGGCCTATGACCAGGCCACCTGGGAGAGCGAGGAAATGGATGTTCCGGAGTTTGACACCTACAAACAGACATACTGGAATCACAG AGAGTTGATGGTGGGTGAAGAGGCCAGACCTGGCAAAAAGCTGAAGAAGCAGGTGAAAGTCAAGAAGGCAGAGCGGCCGCCGGCTAATCCAGTCATAGAT CCCACCATCAAGTTTGATCGTCAGCCTGACTACCTGGAAAGCACAGGTGGCACGCTGCATCCTTACCAGCTGGAGGGGCTGAACTGGCTGAGGTTTTCATGGGCTCAGGCCACCGACACCATCCTGGCCGATGAGATGGGTTTAGGCAAGACTGTACAGACGGCGGTCTTTCTCTACTCATTGTACAAAGAG GGTCACTCCAAAGGCCCGTTCCTGGTCAGCGCTCCCCTGTCTACCATCATTAACTGGGAGAGAGAGTTTGAGTTGTGGGCGCCTGACATGTACGTGGTGACCTACGTAGGAGACAAGGACAGCAGAGCCGTCATCAGGGAGAACGAGTTCTCGTTTGAAGGAAATGCCATCCGAGGTGGAAAGAAGGCCTCTAGGATGAAG AAAGACTCAAATGTCAAGTTCCATGTTCTGCTGACATCCTATGAGTTGATCACTATTGACCAGGCTGTACTGGGCTCCATTGAGTGGGCCTGTCTGGTTGTAGATGAAGCACACAGACTCAAGAACAACCAGTCCAAG TTCTTCCGAATCTTGAACAACTACCCGCTgcaacacaagctgctgctgaccGGCACTCCTCTTCAGAACAACCTGGAGGAGCTCTTCCACTTGCTGAACTTCCTGACCCCAATGAGATTCAA caACCTGGATGGGTTTCTTGAGGAGTTTGCGGACATCGCCAAAGAGGACCAGATCAAGAAGCTGCATGACATGCTGGGACCACACATGCTCAGGAGGCTGAAGGCTGATGTTTTCAAACACATGCCCTCCAAGACTGAGCTCATTGTGAGAGTGGAGCTGAGCCCCATGCAGAA GAAATATTACAAGTTCATCCTGACACGTAACTTTGATGCCCTGAACACTCGTGGAGGAGGAAACCAGGTGTCTTTGCTCAATGTGGTGATGGACCTCAAAAAGTGCTGTAATCACCCCTACCTCTTCCCTGCTGCTGCAATG GAGGCACCAAAACTTCCAAATGGCATGTATGAGGGCGCTGCTCTGACTAAAGCTTCAGGAAAACTGATGCTTCtcatgaagatgatgaggaagcTAAAGAATGGAGGCCACAGAGTTCTGGTCTTCTCTCAGATGACTAAAATGCTGGACCTGCTGGAGGATTTCTTGGAGAATGAAGGTTACAAATATGAGAGAATTGACGGAGGAGTCACTGGCAGCATGAGACAGGAGGCCATTGATCGTTTTAACG CTCCCGGGGCCCCTCAGTTtgctttcctcctctccaccagaGCTGGTGGTTTGGGCATTAATCTCGCCTCTGCTGACACTGTCGTCATTTACGACTCCGACTGGAACCCCCACAATGATATCCAG GCGTTCAGCAGAGCTCACCGAATTGGCCAGAACAGGAAGGTGATGATCTATCGCTTTGTCACCAAAgcctctgtggaggagaggataACACAG GTGgcgaagaagaagatgatgctCACCCACTTGGTGGTGCGGCCTGGGCTTGGCTCTAAGACGGGCTCAATGTCCAAGCAGGAGCTTGATGATATCCTCAAGTTTGGAACTGAAGAGTTGTTTAAAGGTGAACTCGGAGAAG GGGACAACAAAGAGGATGACAGCAGTGTGATCCACTACGATGACCGCGCGATTGACGGCCTGCTAGACAGGGACCGGGACGCCACGGATGACACTGAGCTTCAGAGCATGAACGAATACCTCAGCTCCTTTAAAGTGGCCCAGTACGTGGTcaaagatgaagaggatgag gaggaggaggtggaaaggGAGGTGATCAAGCAGGAGGAAAGTGTTGACCCTGACTACTGGGAGAAACTGCTTCGACACCACTACGAGCAGCAGCAAGAAGATCTCGCCCGAAATTTAGGCAAAGGCAAAAGAACTCGAAAGCCAGTCAACTACAATGACGGCTCCCAGGAGGACCGAGGTATAAGACAGG ACTGGCAGGAGGATCAGTCGGACAACCAGTCTGATTACTCGGTGGCCTCAGAAGAAGGTGACGAGGACTTCGATGAACGGACAGAAG CTAACTCCCGCAGACCGAACCGTAAAGGCCTGAGGAACGACAGGGACAAACCTTTGCCGCCGCTGTTGGCCCGGGTCGGCGGGAACATTGAG GTGTTGGGCTTCAACGCTCGGCAGAGGAAGGCTTTCCTGAATGCAGTGATGCGTTATGGGATGCCTCCTCAGGACGCTTTCACCAACCAGTGGCTGGTGCGGGACCTCAGAGGAAAATCAGAGAAAGAATTCAA GGCTTACGTGTCCTTGTTCATGCGTCACCTTTGTGAGCCGGGGGCTGATGGAGCCGAGACTTTTGCAGATGGCGTCCCACGAGAGGGTCTGTCAAGGCAACACGTGCTTACTCGCATCGGTGTGATGTCCCTCATAAGGAAAAAG GTTCAGGAGTTTGAGCATGTGAACGGTCAGTGGTCGATGCCCTGGATGGccgagctggaggagaacaaaAGGGCTGCGGCTCTGGCTGCCGGTGAAGACCTTAAGACTCCCTCCTCTGGGacccctgcagacacacagcccAACACACCTgtgccag AGGATTTGACTAAGACAGAGGACAAGGAAGACAtaaagaaggagggagaagactCCAAAGGAGCCAAGAAGGCAGAGGATCCTGAG ATTATTGAAATCCCAGATGAATCTGAAAAATCCCCAGTGGCTGAAAAGAAAGAAGTAGAGACGGACTCTGCtgcagggaaggaggagaaagaaaaggagatagTAGAAGGAGACgaagtgaaggagaaggaggctgAAGACACAAgcaaggagaaagaagagaaggacaAGACGAGTGACACGGCGGAGAAAGACACTCCTGCTGTGAAGGGTGAAGGTTCAGAGGGGAAGCAGGATCCAGAGGAAGACAAGTCTAAAG CTGAGGACGGCAAAGACGAAAAGATGGACACCACTCcacctgcagaggagaagaaag agcaaaaagaggagaaagatggCGTGAAAACAGACGAGACTGGCAAACTGCAGAATGGAGAGAGCACCAAAGAAGGAGGAACAGCTGCACCGGTGGTTAACGTCaccgaggagaagaagaaagccaCCAAGCAGAGGTTCATGTTCAACATTGCTGACGGAGGCTTCACAG AGCTTCACTCTCTGTGGCAGAATGAAGAGCGAGCAGCCACCGTCACTAAGAAGACCTTTGAGATTTGGCACCGTCGCCATGACTACTGGTTGCTGGCCGGCATCA
- the chd4b gene encoding chromodomain-helicase-DNA-binding protein 4 isoform X3 gives MSGSEDDREDFGAADEPSLPPADEEEPAGVLSEVDEVPKSKKKKKGKKSSRESRSSKRQRPAREELPASSPEHLIGVEAVERDADEGAVRSESEGSDYAPGRKKKKRLSSAKEKKKGGGAGEKGGSSSSKSKRKEPEPEEDDDDDDDCQPKSSSQLLEAWGMKDIDHVFTQEDYSSLTNYKAFSQFVRPLIAAKNPKIAVSKMMTLMMAKWREFSTNNPLKGCATANAALAAANVAAAVENMVVAGTDGAAETGAAPSPKPAPTPVAAPTPPAPPAPPLRKAKTKEGKGPNARRKSKPTPKPQPKPKPKKVAPLKIKLGGLNSKRKRSSSDEDEPDVESDFDDGSFSVSDGSNRSNRPKKKPKSAKKKKKVETEDGDGYETDHQDYCEVCQQGGEIILCDTCPRAYHMVCLDPDMEKAPEGKWSCPHCEKEGIQWEARDELSEAEGEEEEDRRDEGVEEEDDHHIEFCRVCKDGGELLCCDTCPSSYHIHCLNPPLPEIPNGEWICPRCKCLAMKGKVQKVLTWKWGEPPGPTPVPRPVDLPADAPDPPPLVGRREREFFVKWCNLSYWHCSWVQELQLELNCQVMFRNYQRKTDMDEPPPADFGGEGVEVKSTKRKHKDPLFVHMEEEFYRYGVKMEWLMIHRVLNHSVDKKNNVHYLIKWRDLAYDQATWESEEMDVPEFDTYKQTYWNHRELMVGEEARPGKKLKKQVKVKKAERPPANPVIDPTIKFDRQPDYLESTGGTLHPYQLEGLNWLRFSWAQATDTILADEMGLGKTVQTAVFLYSLYKEGHSKGPFLVSAPLSTIINWEREFELWAPDMYVVTYVGDKDSRAVIRENEFSFEGNAIRGGKKASRMKKDSNVKFHVLLTSYELITIDQAVLGSIEWACLVVDEAHRLKNNQSKFFRILNNYPLQHKLLLTGTPLQNNLEELFHLLNFLTPMRFNNLDGFLEEFADIAKEDQIKKLHDMLGPHMLRRLKADVFKHMPSKTELIVRVELSPMQKKYYKFILTRNFDALNTRGGGNQVSLLNVVMDLKKCCNHPYLFPAAAMEAPKLPNGMYEGAALTKASGKLMLLMKMMRKLKNGGHRVLVFSQMTKMLDLLEDFLENEGYKYERIDGGVTGSMRQEAIDRFNAPGAPQFAFLLSTRAGGLGINLASADTVVIYDSDWNPHNDIQAFSRAHRIGQNRKVMIYRFVTKASVEERITQVAKKKMMLTHLVVRPGLGSKTGSMSKQELDDILKFGTEELFKGELGEGDNKEDDSSVIHYDDRAIDGLLDRDRDATDDTELQSMNEYLSSFKVAQYVVKDEEDEEEEVEREVIKQEESVDPDYWEKLLRHHYEQQQEDLARNLGKGKRTRKPVNYNDGSQEDRDWQEDQSDNQSDYSVASEEGDEDFDERTEANSRRPNRKGLRNDRDKPLPPLLARVGGNIEVLGFNARQRKAFLNAVMRYGMPPQDAFTNQWLVRDLRGKSEKEFKAYVSLFMRHLCEPGADGAETFADGVPREGLSRQHVLTRIGVMSLIRKKVQEFEHVNGQWSMPWMAELEENKRAAALAAGEDLKTPSSGTPADTQPNTPVPEDLTKTEDKEDIKKEGEDSKGAKKAEDPEIIEIPDESEKSPVAEKKEVETDSAAGKEEKEKEIVEGDEVKEKEAEDTSKEKEEKDKTSDTAEKDTPAVKGEGSEGKQDPEEDKSKAEDGKDEKMDTTPPAEEKKEQKEEKDGVKTDETGKLQNGESTKEGGTAAPVVNVTEEKKKATKQRFMFNIADGGFTELHSLWQNEERAATVTKKTFEIWHRRHDYWLLAGIIQHGYARWQDVQNDVRFAILNEPFKGEMSRGNFLEIKNKFLARRFKLLEQALVIEEQLRRAAYLNMTEDPAHPSMALNTRFSEVECLAESHQHLSKESMSGNKPANAVLHKVLKQLEELLSDMKADVTRLPATIARIPPVAVRLQMSERNILSRLANRGPDLTGQNQSQTSQQMQVPR, from the exons ATGTCGGGCAGCGAGGATGACAGGGAGGACTTCGGAGCCGCGGACGAGCCCTCACTTCCCCCCG CAGATGAAGAGGAGCCGGCAGGTGTCCTGTCTGAAGTGGACGAGGTGCCCAagtccaagaagaagaagaagggcaAGAAGAGCAGCCGAGAGAGCAGGAGCAGTAAGAGGCAGAGGCCCGCCAGAGAG GAGTTGCCAGCTAGCTCCCCTGAGCACCTGATCGGAGTAGAAGCGGTGGAGAGAGATGCAGACGAGGGAGCTGTGCGGTCAGAGAGTGAAGGAAGCGATTATGCCCCCGgcaggaaaaagaagaaacgCCTCAGCTcggcaaaagaaaagaaaaaaggaggtgGGGCCGGAGAGAAAGGAGGATCGTCCAGTTCAAAGAGCAAACGCAAGGAACCCGAACCAGAAGAGgacgacgatgacgatgatgattGCCAG CCCAAAAGCTCCTCCCAGCTGCTGGAAGCCTGGGGCATGAAGGACATTGACCACGTCTTTACTCAGGAAGACTACAGCTCCCTCACCAACTACAAGGCCTTCAGTCAGTTTGTTAG GCCGTTAATTGCAGCTAAGAACCCCAAAATTGCTGTGTCAAAGATGATGACTCTGATGATGGCTAAGTGGAGAGAATTCAGCACCAATAACCCACTGAAG GGTTGCGCCACTGCCAATGCAGCTCTGGCAGCTGCCAACgtggctgcagctgtggagAACATGGTGGTGGCCGGGACAGATGGAGCGGCAGAGACAGGTGCCGCCCCTTCACCCAAACCCGCTCCAACTCCTGTTGCTGCACCGACACCCCCTGCACCCCCGGCACCTCCTCTCCGCAAGGCCAAGACCAAAGAGGGCAAAG GTCCCAATGCTCGCAGGAAGTCGAAACCTACGCCTAAGCctcaacccaaacccaaacctaaaaAAGTGGCTCCACTGAAGATCAAACTTGGGGGCCTCAACAGCAAGAGGAAGCGCTCCTCA AGTGATGAGGATGAACCAGATGTTGAAAGCGACTTTGACGACGGGAGTTTCTCGGTGTCCGACGGCTCCAACCGCAGCAACCGCCCGAAGAAGAAGCCCAAGAGcgccaagaagaagaagaaag TGGAGACGGAGGACGGCGACGGCTACGAGACCGACCACCAGGACTACTGCGAGGTGTGCCAGCAGGGAGGGGAGATCATCCTGTGTGACACCTGCCCGAGAGCCTATCACATGGTCTGCCTGGACCCCGACATGGAGAAAGCACCTGAGGGCAAGTGGAGCTGCCCACACTGT GAGAAGGAGGGCATCCAGTGGGAGGCCCGAGATGAGCTCTCCGAGGctgaaggggaggaagaggaggacaggagggatgaaggggtggaggaggaagatgaccACCACATTGAGTTCTGCCGGGTGTGCAAGGACGGAGGGGAGCTACTTTGCTGTGACACCTGCCCCTCCTCCTATCACATCCACTGCCTCAACCCTCCCCTCCCCGAAATCCCCAACGGAGAGTGGATCTGCCCCCGCTgcaag TGTCTAGCAATGAAGGGAAAAGTCCAGAAGGTTTTGACTTGGAAATGGGGGGAGCCTCCAGGCCCCACACCTGTCCCCCGGCCTGTCGACCTGCCTGCTGATGCTCCTGATCCCCCCCCGCTGGTGGGACGCAGGGAGAGGGAGTTCTTTGTCAAATGGTGCAATTTGTCCTACTGGCACTGCTCCTGGGTGCAGGAGCTCCAG TTGGAACTGAACTGCCAGGTGATGTTCCGTAACTACCAGAGGAAGACTGACATGGACGAACCACCGCCTGCCGACTTTGGAGGCGAGGGCGTTGAGGTCAAGAGCAccaagaggaaacacaaagatcCTCTCTTTGTCCACATGGAAGAGGAGTTTTACCGTTACGGAGTCAAGATGGAGTGGTTGATGATCCACCGCGTCCTCAACCACAG tgtTGATAAAAAGAACAACGTACATTACCTGATTAAATGGAGAGATCTGGCCTATGACCAGGCCACCTGGGAGAGCGAGGAAATGGATGTTCCGGAGTTTGACACCTACAAACAGACATACTGGAATCACAG AGAGTTGATGGTGGGTGAAGAGGCCAGACCTGGCAAAAAGCTGAAGAAGCAGGTGAAAGTCAAGAAGGCAGAGCGGCCGCCGGCTAATCCAGTCATAGAT CCCACCATCAAGTTTGATCGTCAGCCTGACTACCTGGAAAGCACAGGTGGCACGCTGCATCCTTACCAGCTGGAGGGGCTGAACTGGCTGAGGTTTTCATGGGCTCAGGCCACCGACACCATCCTGGCCGATGAGATGGGTTTAGGCAAGACTGTACAGACGGCGGTCTTTCTCTACTCATTGTACAAAGAG GGTCACTCCAAAGGCCCGTTCCTGGTCAGCGCTCCCCTGTCTACCATCATTAACTGGGAGAGAGAGTTTGAGTTGTGGGCGCCTGACATGTACGTGGTGACCTACGTAGGAGACAAGGACAGCAGAGCCGTCATCAGGGAGAACGAGTTCTCGTTTGAAGGAAATGCCATCCGAGGTGGAAAGAAGGCCTCTAGGATGAAG AAAGACTCAAATGTCAAGTTCCATGTTCTGCTGACATCCTATGAGTTGATCACTATTGACCAGGCTGTACTGGGCTCCATTGAGTGGGCCTGTCTGGTTGTAGATGAAGCACACAGACTCAAGAACAACCAGTCCAAG TTCTTCCGAATCTTGAACAACTACCCGCTgcaacacaagctgctgctgaccGGCACTCCTCTTCAGAACAACCTGGAGGAGCTCTTCCACTTGCTGAACTTCCTGACCCCAATGAGATTCAA caACCTGGATGGGTTTCTTGAGGAGTTTGCGGACATCGCCAAAGAGGACCAGATCAAGAAGCTGCATGACATGCTGGGACCACACATGCTCAGGAGGCTGAAGGCTGATGTTTTCAAACACATGCCCTCCAAGACTGAGCTCATTGTGAGAGTGGAGCTGAGCCCCATGCAGAA GAAATATTACAAGTTCATCCTGACACGTAACTTTGATGCCCTGAACACTCGTGGAGGAGGAAACCAGGTGTCTTTGCTCAATGTGGTGATGGACCTCAAAAAGTGCTGTAATCACCCCTACCTCTTCCCTGCTGCTGCAATG GAGGCACCAAAACTTCCAAATGGCATGTATGAGGGCGCTGCTCTGACTAAAGCTTCAGGAAAACTGATGCTTCtcatgaagatgatgaggaagcTAAAGAATGGAGGCCACAGAGTTCTGGTCTTCTCTCAGATGACTAAAATGCTGGACCTGCTGGAGGATTTCTTGGAGAATGAAGGTTACAAATATGAGAGAATTGACGGAGGAGTCACTGGCAGCATGAGACAGGAGGCCATTGATCGTTTTAACG CTCCCGGGGCCCCTCAGTTtgctttcctcctctccaccagaGCTGGTGGTTTGGGCATTAATCTCGCCTCTGCTGACACTGTCGTCATTTACGACTCCGACTGGAACCCCCACAATGATATCCAG GCGTTCAGCAGAGCTCACCGAATTGGCCAGAACAGGAAGGTGATGATCTATCGCTTTGTCACCAAAgcctctgtggaggagaggataACACAG GTGgcgaagaagaagatgatgctCACCCACTTGGTGGTGCGGCCTGGGCTTGGCTCTAAGACGGGCTCAATGTCCAAGCAGGAGCTTGATGATATCCTCAAGTTTGGAACTGAAGAGTTGTTTAAAGGTGAACTCGGAGAAG GGGACAACAAAGAGGATGACAGCAGTGTGATCCACTACGATGACCGCGCGATTGACGGCCTGCTAGACAGGGACCGGGACGCCACGGATGACACTGAGCTTCAGAGCATGAACGAATACCTCAGCTCCTTTAAAGTGGCCCAGTACGTGGTcaaagatgaagaggatgag gaggaggaggtggaaaggGAGGTGATCAAGCAGGAGGAAAGTGTTGACCCTGACTACTGGGAGAAACTGCTTCGACACCACTACGAGCAGCAGCAAGAAGATCTCGCCCGAAATTTAGGCAAAGGCAAAAGAACTCGAAAGCCAGTCAACTACAATGACGGCTCCCAGGAGGACCGAG ACTGGCAGGAGGATCAGTCGGACAACCAGTCTGATTACTCGGTGGCCTCAGAAGAAGGTGACGAGGACTTCGATGAACGGACAGAAG CTAACTCCCGCAGACCGAACCGTAAAGGCCTGAGGAACGACAGGGACAAACCTTTGCCGCCGCTGTTGGCCCGGGTCGGCGGGAACATTGAG GTGTTGGGCTTCAACGCTCGGCAGAGGAAGGCTTTCCTGAATGCAGTGATGCGTTATGGGATGCCTCCTCAGGACGCTTTCACCAACCAGTGGCTGGTGCGGGACCTCAGAGGAAAATCAGAGAAAGAATTCAA GGCTTACGTGTCCTTGTTCATGCGTCACCTTTGTGAGCCGGGGGCTGATGGAGCCGAGACTTTTGCAGATGGCGTCCCACGAGAGGGTCTGTCAAGGCAACACGTGCTTACTCGCATCGGTGTGATGTCCCTCATAAGGAAAAAG GTTCAGGAGTTTGAGCATGTGAACGGTCAGTGGTCGATGCCCTGGATGGccgagctggaggagaacaaaAGGGCTGCGGCTCTGGCTGCCGGTGAAGACCTTAAGACTCCCTCCTCTGGGacccctgcagacacacagcccAACACACCTgtgccag AGGATTTGACTAAGACAGAGGACAAGGAAGACAtaaagaaggagggagaagactCCAAAGGAGCCAAGAAGGCAGAGGATCCTGAG ATTATTGAAATCCCAGATGAATCTGAAAAATCCCCAGTGGCTGAAAAGAAAGAAGTAGAGACGGACTCTGCtgcagggaaggaggagaaagaaaaggagatagTAGAAGGAGACgaagtgaaggagaaggaggctgAAGACACAAgcaaggagaaagaagagaaggacaAGACGAGTGACACGGCGGAGAAAGACACTCCTGCTGTGAAGGGTGAAGGTTCAGAGGGGAAGCAGGATCCAGAGGAAGACAAGTCTAAAG CTGAGGACGGCAAAGACGAAAAGATGGACACCACTCcacctgcagaggagaagaaag agcaaaaagaggagaaagatggCGTGAAAACAGACGAGACTGGCAAACTGCAGAATGGAGAGAGCACCAAAGAAGGAGGAACAGCTGCACCGGTGGTTAACGTCaccgaggagaagaagaaagccaCCAAGCAGAGGTTCATGTTCAACATTGCTGACGGAGGCTTCACAG AGCTTCACTCTCTGTGGCAGAATGAAGAGCGAGCAGCCACCGTCACTAAGAAGACCTTTGAGATTTGGCACCGTCGCCATGACTACTGGTTGCTGGCCGGCATCA